A part of Aegilops tauschii subsp. strangulata cultivar AL8/78 chromosome 2, Aet v6.0, whole genome shotgun sequence genomic DNA contains:
- the LOC109736813 gene encoding disease resistance protein RPM1 isoform X1, with translation MAEAVLLAVTKIGCILGDEVIKAIISELSVKVTNLKELPVKVEQIRKQLTMMSNVIMQIDTVYLIDKGVKNWIGEVRNVAYHVEDVMDKYSYHILKHREQSRLKKILKIKDYAVFSQIVDEVVVVEEEIEQVIKLKERWLQPFQLVPGPLTEMERRWSQDSFPEFVKDQDLVGIEENRILLTRWLDTEETENNVITVSGMGGLGKSTLVSNVYEREKIKFPANAWIVVSQIYTVDALLRKILWKIGYTEKPLSAGMDKMDIYDMKKEIEKRLENRKYLIVLDDVWEPEVYFQISDAFPNLQGSRIIITTRKDHVAGISSPTRHLELLPLSNPDAFKLFCRKAFHNMKDHTCPEDLETTATSIVEKCHGLPLAIVTIGSMLSSRQKLDVYKQTYNQLGHELSNNDHVRAILNLSYHDLSDDLRNCFLYCSLFPEDYPMSRDTLVRLWVAEGFVPSKGKNTPEMVAEGNLMELVHRNMLEVVEYDELGRVSVCKMHDIMRELASSVAKEERFASTDDYDTMMDIRRLSSCEWKEDTALKAKLSHLRTVVSVIPSSPDMLSSILSASNYLTVLELQDSEITEVPKSIGSQFNLRYIGLRRTKVKALPDTIEHLSRLHTLDIKQTKIEKLPRGLFKIKKLQHLFADRFVDEKQVEFRYFNGMQAPKELSNLQELQTLETVESSNDLAEQLKKLTQLRSLWIDNISAAECANLFATLSDMPLLSSLLLCARDENEALCFEALQPRSTDLHKLIIRGKWAKGTLNCPIFLKHGTHLKYLALSGCHLVEDPLEMLAQHMPNLTYLRLNNMHGASTLALPANSFPNLKTLILRCMHDVSELNISEGALPCVEGLYIISLPKLDKVPQGIESLRALKKLTLQCLHTDFRSQWDTNGMHQKTLHVPEVHV, from the coding sequence ATGGCCGAGGCTGTACTTCTTGCTGTGACGAAGATTGGTTGCATTTTAGGAGATGAAGTCATCAAGGCCATCATATCTGAGCTCTCCGTAAAAGTTACTAATCTGAAGGAACTGCCGGTAAAGGTTGAGCAAATAAGAAAGCAACTGACTATGATGAGTAATGTAATAATGCAGATAGATACTGTATACCTCATTGACAAAGGTGTCAAGAATTGGATTGGGGAAGTCCGCAACGTGGCCTACCATGTTGAAGATGTAATGGATAAATATTCATACCACATACTTAAACATAGGGAACAAAGTCGCCTGAAGAAAATATTGAAAATAAAAGATTATGCAGTTTTCAGTCAAATTGTGGATGAGGTAGTTGTGGTAGAGGAGGAGATTGAGCAAGTTATAAAGTTGAAAGAACGGTGGTTGCAACCCTTCCAGCTTGTCCCTGGCCCACTTACTGAGATGGAAAGACGGTGGTCCCAGGACAGCTTCCCTGAATTTGTCAAAGATCAAGATCTAGTAGGAATTGAAGAAAACAGGATATTGCTGACCAGATGGCTGGACACCGAAGAGACGGAGAACAATGTGATAACAGTATCAGGCATGGGCGGGTTGGGAAAATCTACATTGGTTTCAAATGTTTATGAACGGGAAAAGATCAAGTTCCCTGCAAATGCATGGATCGTTGTGTCACAAATTTACACTGTTGATGCTCTGTTGAGGAAGATACTATGGAAGATTGGATACACCGAAAAACCATTGTCAGCAGGCATGGACAAAATGGACATATATGACATGAAAAAGGAAATAGAGAAGAGACTTGAAAATAGAAAATATCTGATTGTACTGGATGATGTCTGGGAGCCAGAGGTATACTTCCAAATATCTGATGCTTTCCCGAATCTCCAAGGAAGCCGCATCATCATTACGACACGGAAGGACCATGTTGCAGGAATTTCTTCTCCGACCCGTCACCTTGAGCTCCTGCCATTGAGTAATCCTGATGCATTTAAGCTCTTCTGTAGAAAGGCTTTTCACAACATGAAGGATCACACATGCCCCGAGGATCTCGAGACAACTGCTACTTCTATTGTTGAAAAGTGTCATGGCCTGCCTCTAGCAATTGTTACCATTGGCAGCATGTTGTCTTCAAGACAAAAATTAGATGTTTATAAACAAACGTACAATCAGCTTGGACACGAGTTGTCAAACAATGATCATGTCCGAGCAATTTTAAATCTGAGCTACCATGACCTTTCAGACGATCTCAGAAACTGCTTCTTGTACTGCAGTCTCTTCCCTGAAGACTACCCCATGTCACGTGACACCCTTGTGAGGCTGTGGGTTGCGGAAGGCTTTGTGCCGAGTAAGGGAAAGAACACGCCAGAGATGGTAGCTGAGGGAAATCTCATGGAGCTGGTCCACCGCAATATGCTTGAGGTGGTGGAGTATGATGAGCTTGGCAGGGTCAGCGTCTGTAAGATGCATGATATTATGCGTGAACTGGCTAGTTCTGTTGCTAAAGAAGAGAGATTTGCTTCAACAGATGATTACGACACAATGATGGATATTCGTCGTCTGTCATCATGTGAATGGAAAGAGGACACTGCACTGAAAGCTAAACTTTCACATCTTCGAACAGTAGTGTCAGTAATTCCATCCTCGCCTGACATGCTATCATCAATTTTATCTGCATCGAACTACCTTACTGTTCTTGAGCTGCAAGACTCTGAAATAACTGAAGTGCCAAAATCGATTGGGTCTCAGTTCAATCTGCGTTACATCGGGTTACGGCGCACCAAGGTCAAGGCACTTCCGGACACTATTGAGCATTTGTCTCGCCTCCACACCCTCGACATCAAGCAAACCAAAATAGAGAAGCTACCACGAGGGCTTTTCAAGATCAAGAAGCTGCAACATCTTTTCGCCGATAGATTTGTTGATGAGAAGCAGGTGGAGTTTCGGTACTTTAATGGAATGCAAGCACCTAAAGAGCTGTCCAACTTGCAAGAACTGCAAACTCTTGAGACCGTGGAATCCAGCAATGACTTGGCCGAGCAGCTGAAGAAACTGACGCAACTAAGAAGTTTGTGGATTGATAACATTAGTGCCGCGGAGTGTGCAAATCTGTTTGCTACCCTTTCAGATATGCCGCTTCTTTCAAGCTTGCTTCTTTGTGCAAGGGATGAGAATGAGGCACTTTGCTTTGAGGCTCTCCAACCAAGGTCTACAGATCTACATAAGTTGATTATCAGAGGGAAATGGGCCAAGGGGACACTAAATTGCCCGATATTTCTCAAGCACGGGACACATCTCAAGTATCTAGCTCTAAGCGGGTGTCACCTTGTGGAGGATCCACTGGAGATGCTCGCCCAGCACATGCCAAACCTCACGTATCTGAGACTTAACAACATGCATGGTGCAAGCACTCTGGCTCTTCCTGCAAACTCCTTTCCAAACCTGAAGACACTTATCTTAAGGTGCATGCATGATGTCAGTGAGCTAAACATCAGTGAGGGCGCTCTTCCATGCGTTGAAGGTCTGTATATTATCTCGCTGCCGAAGCTTGATAAGGTCCCTCAAGGCATTGAATCCCTTCGCGCCCTTAAGAAGCTCACACTGCAGTGCTTGCACACGGATTTCAGAAGCCAATGGGACACTAACGGAATGCATCAGAAGACCCTGCATGTTCCAGAGGTTCATGTCTAG
- the LOC109736813 gene encoding disease resistance protein RPM1 isoform X2, with protein MTDSSKLCNLSVVSDMASSTRRVCAEGWMVVPLFRTRSDRTPESEPASSVRCCDRSAGVTLQAQMAEAVLLAVTKIGCILGDEVIKAIISELSVKVTNLKELPVKVEQIRKQLTMMSNVIMQIDTVYLIDKGVKNWIGEVRNVAYHVEDVMDKYSYHILKHREQSRLKKILKIKDYAVFSQIVDEVVVVEEEIEQVIKLKERWLQPFQLVPGPLTEMERRWSQDSFPEFVKDQDLVGIEENRILLTRWLDTEETENNVITVSGMGGLGKSTLVSNVYEREKIKFPANAWIVVSQIYTVDALLRKILWKIGYTEKPLSAGMDKMDIYDMKKEIEKRLENRKYLIVLDDVWEPEVYFQISDAFPNLQGSRIIITTRKDHVAGISSPTRHLELLPLSNPDAFKLFCRKAFHNMKDHTCPEDLETTATSIVEKCHGLPLAIVTIGSMLSSRQKLDVYKQTYNQLGHELSNNDHVRAILNLSYHDLSDDLRNCFLYCSLFPEDYPMSRDTLVRLWVAEGFVPSKGKNTPEMVAEGNLMELVHRNMLEVVEYDELGRVSVCKMHDIMRELASSVAKEERFASTDDYDTMMDIRRLSSCEWKEDTALKAKLSHLRTVVSVIPSSPDMLSSILSASNYLTVLELQDSEITEVPKSIGSQFNLRYIGLRRTKVKALPDTIEHLSRLHTLDIKQTKIEKLPRGLFKIKKLQHLFADRFVDEKQVEFRYFNGMQAPKELSNLQELQTLETVESSNDLAEQLKKLTQLRSLWIDNISAAECANLFATLSDMPLLSSLLLCARDENEALCFEALQPRSTDLHKLIIRGKWAKGTLNCPIFLKHGTHLKYLALSGCHLVEDPLEMLAQHMPNLTYLRLNNMHGASTLALPANSFPNLKTLILRCMHDVSELNISEGALPCVEGLYIISLPKLDKVPQGIESLRALKKLTLQCLHTDFRSQWDTNGMHQKTLHVPEVHV; from the exons ATGACGGATTCGAGCAAGCTCTGCAACTTGTCCGTGGTCTCCGACATGGCGTCGAGCACGCGGCGGGTCTGCGCCGAGGGTTGGATGGTGGTGCCGTTGTTTCGAACTAGATCAGATCGAACCCCGG AGTCTGAACCTGCATCTTCAGTCCGCTGCTGTGATCGATCAGCAGGCGTGACACTACAAG CTCAAATGGCCGAGGCTGTACTTCTTGCTGTGACGAAGATTGGTTGCATTTTAGGAGATGAAGTCATCAAGGCCATCATATCTGAGCTCTCCGTAAAAGTTACTAATCTGAAGGAACTGCCGGTAAAGGTTGAGCAAATAAGAAAGCAACTGACTATGATGAGTAATGTAATAATGCAGATAGATACTGTATACCTCATTGACAAAGGTGTCAAGAATTGGATTGGGGAAGTCCGCAACGTGGCCTACCATGTTGAAGATGTAATGGATAAATATTCATACCACATACTTAAACATAGGGAACAAAGTCGCCTGAAGAAAATATTGAAAATAAAAGATTATGCAGTTTTCAGTCAAATTGTGGATGAGGTAGTTGTGGTAGAGGAGGAGATTGAGCAAGTTATAAAGTTGAAAGAACGGTGGTTGCAACCCTTCCAGCTTGTCCCTGGCCCACTTACTGAGATGGAAAGACGGTGGTCCCAGGACAGCTTCCCTGAATTTGTCAAAGATCAAGATCTAGTAGGAATTGAAGAAAACAGGATATTGCTGACCAGATGGCTGGACACCGAAGAGACGGAGAACAATGTGATAACAGTATCAGGCATGGGCGGGTTGGGAAAATCTACATTGGTTTCAAATGTTTATGAACGGGAAAAGATCAAGTTCCCTGCAAATGCATGGATCGTTGTGTCACAAATTTACACTGTTGATGCTCTGTTGAGGAAGATACTATGGAAGATTGGATACACCGAAAAACCATTGTCAGCAGGCATGGACAAAATGGACATATATGACATGAAAAAGGAAATAGAGAAGAGACTTGAAAATAGAAAATATCTGATTGTACTGGATGATGTCTGGGAGCCAGAGGTATACTTCCAAATATCTGATGCTTTCCCGAATCTCCAAGGAAGCCGCATCATCATTACGACACGGAAGGACCATGTTGCAGGAATTTCTTCTCCGACCCGTCACCTTGAGCTCCTGCCATTGAGTAATCCTGATGCATTTAAGCTCTTCTGTAGAAAGGCTTTTCACAACATGAAGGATCACACATGCCCCGAGGATCTCGAGACAACTGCTACTTCTATTGTTGAAAAGTGTCATGGCCTGCCTCTAGCAATTGTTACCATTGGCAGCATGTTGTCTTCAAGACAAAAATTAGATGTTTATAAACAAACGTACAATCAGCTTGGACACGAGTTGTCAAACAATGATCATGTCCGAGCAATTTTAAATCTGAGCTACCATGACCTTTCAGACGATCTCAGAAACTGCTTCTTGTACTGCAGTCTCTTCCCTGAAGACTACCCCATGTCACGTGACACCCTTGTGAGGCTGTGGGTTGCGGAAGGCTTTGTGCCGAGTAAGGGAAAGAACACGCCAGAGATGGTAGCTGAGGGAAATCTCATGGAGCTGGTCCACCGCAATATGCTTGAGGTGGTGGAGTATGATGAGCTTGGCAGGGTCAGCGTCTGTAAGATGCATGATATTATGCGTGAACTGGCTAGTTCTGTTGCTAAAGAAGAGAGATTTGCTTCAACAGATGATTACGACACAATGATGGATATTCGTCGTCTGTCATCATGTGAATGGAAAGAGGACACTGCACTGAAAGCTAAACTTTCACATCTTCGAACAGTAGTGTCAGTAATTCCATCCTCGCCTGACATGCTATCATCAATTTTATCTGCATCGAACTACCTTACTGTTCTTGAGCTGCAAGACTCTGAAATAACTGAAGTGCCAAAATCGATTGGGTCTCAGTTCAATCTGCGTTACATCGGGTTACGGCGCACCAAGGTCAAGGCACTTCCGGACACTATTGAGCATTTGTCTCGCCTCCACACCCTCGACATCAAGCAAACCAAAATAGAGAAGCTACCACGAGGGCTTTTCAAGATCAAGAAGCTGCAACATCTTTTCGCCGATAGATTTGTTGATGAGAAGCAGGTGGAGTTTCGGTACTTTAATGGAATGCAAGCACCTAAAGAGCTGTCCAACTTGCAAGAACTGCAAACTCTTGAGACCGTGGAATCCAGCAATGACTTGGCCGAGCAGCTGAAGAAACTGACGCAACTAAGAAGTTTGTGGATTGATAACATTAGTGCCGCGGAGTGTGCAAATCTGTTTGCTACCCTTTCAGATATGCCGCTTCTTTCAAGCTTGCTTCTTTGTGCAAGGGATGAGAATGAGGCACTTTGCTTTGAGGCTCTCCAACCAAGGTCTACAGATCTACATAAGTTGATTATCAGAGGGAAATGGGCCAAGGGGACACTAAATTGCCCGATATTTCTCAAGCACGGGACACATCTCAAGTATCTAGCTCTAAGCGGGTGTCACCTTGTGGAGGATCCACTGGAGATGCTCGCCCAGCACATGCCAAACCTCACGTATCTGAGACTTAACAACATGCATGGTGCAAGCACTCTGGCTCTTCCTGCAAACTCCTTTCCAAACCTGAAGACACTTATCTTAAGGTGCATGCATGATGTCAGTGAGCTAAACATCAGTGAGGGCGCTCTTCCATGCGTTGAAGGTCTGTATATTATCTCGCTGCCGAAGCTTGATAAGGTCCCTCAAGGCATTGAATCCCTTCGCGCCCTTAAGAAGCTCACACTGCAGTGCTTGCACACGGATTTCAGAAGCCAATGGGACACTAACGGAATGCATCAGAAGACCCTGCATGTTCCAGAGGTTCATGTCTAG